The Cryptococcus tetragattii IND107 chromosome 4 map unlocalized Ctg04, whole genome shotgun sequence genome includes the window GCAATACGCACGCTGGGTGTTGATTGTTGTTTTCCTCTCGATCGCAGTTCTCATCTCTGGCGTTGTCCTCCTTTCGCTTAAATCATCGGCCAACACTTCATCCGATCCGTATACGGTCTCAGCACAGCCATCAGGTAGTATGCGTCTACGCCCACGTACACCGAAATCTGAAATGGATGCTGGAAATAATGGCGAGGCGGCGGGCCCATCAGCTTATCTTCacaaagaggaagaggatgaagagtaTGAAGGAGTTTCTGGGCCAGGAAATGTGCTTTGGGAAGTGGGCAGTGTGAGCGATCATTCAGGGGATGAACACGAgggcgaagaggaaagaacTGGCAAAGGTGTCGGGGGAGTGAAAGGAGGTACaggcgaaagaagaggtttattgggagaagaagagcaagacgttcatgaaggagaggataaagaaggagaggataaaAAAGGAGCAACAAGAAATCcgtttgatgatgaagaggacgggTTTGGAGAGTACGAGGGAGTAAAcgtagaggaagagcaaaggACAGAACACAGATAGCAACATCTACAAGTCATGATACCAAATTATAATGCTTGCCTGTTGCAAAATGTAAAATGAATGTGTAAAATGAATGATGCATGGAGAAACCCCATGAAGATTATGCCTTGAGAGCTTCTTCCCTAGCCAAGTCAACAGCTTCCACACCATCGGTATCTTCAAAAccttcaaatccatccACACCAAAGACGTCATTGCCAAACCAGTCCACGGCTTCACCTTCCATAACCAACCACCGGTACTTGAGGATGTCGTACACTTGTACTTCTTCTGTGCTCAAGACCTCAACTCCGGGAATGTTTCGGGTGACACGAATAAAGTCGGCGATTTCGTCAGAAGGCTTGAAGGGAgagtagaggaagaggacggaGAGGTCTTTGACGGGTCCAAATCGGGGAATAGACACTGGTCCAATTGCTGACGGAGTGAGTTCAGGAATGGTCCCTTCAAGCTCGTTGACTTTTTCAACTGCTTCCACGGCATCCTTGGCAAGAGGTTCCACATCAGATTTGGTCGCTTGCACCTTCTCTGAAGCTTCAGCCTCAGGGAACGCAAGCCCGTCCGCCAATGCTCTCTTCGCTTCGTTTGTGCCCTTCCACCCAGCCTCATTCAAGTTGGGAACAACCCTTAACAGTCCCGCCTGGAGTTTTGAAGAGAGGGCGATGCGCATACCAAGGTCTCGGACTTTACGGGGAAGGGCTTGAGCCCAGTTTTTGGGGAAAATGGGGTGAATGGGTGCACCACCGCGTCGGGTGCCGGAAGAGGCGTCACCAGCTCGGGCTTTACCGGTTCCTTTTTGAGGGATCAGTTTCCGGCCAGAGTAGGCGACGGTCGAACGGGATTTGGTAGATTTTGTACCCTGCATCAGATACGTTAAGTTTTGTGTGATAAAGATACTACTGAACGTACGCTTCGAAGCTGAGAGAGGTACCAGACGACACAGCGATGGAGAATATCGCGTCGGATGGGTTGAGCAAACACGTCGGGAGGGAGAGCGATGACCACATTCTGGTACTACATAAGCAATGGCTCGCAGGAGACTGGATAGTTGGCTTACGCTGTCAGACGGGAGAGTCGGCGTAGAGGATGCAAGGGAGGACACGGGCAAGAGAATCGGTTCATGCAGACCGGACTGAGTAGGGAACCATGTCGCAAGGTTTGCTATGCAGAGAGTCAGCCGCTGATACCTTATGTCTTGTCATTTCATAGCGCACCGTCGCTCTCTGCCAGCGCCCGCTCAATCTCTCCGTCCGCCTCTTGTGCCAACCCTTCAAAGCTGATATTAGGGGGCAGGTCTTGAGGGGATTCTAGGGGCTGAGCGGGGGCGGAGGGAGGCGCAGTGGAGGCGAACCGGAAGGCATGGAGGGCGAGGGGAGACGAGCTGGGGCCGGGGGTGGGCCGGAGGATGTACGCTGGGCGGGCGCAGGGGCGGAGGGGCTACGGGGATCAGCGGCGAACACGTGGAGGGGGGAGAGCGTACTTGGGAGACAGCGGGGACGAGGCGGGCTGCTCTCTTCATTTTTGTATGCGGCGATGTTTTAGCGGAGGAGAAGCTTCCACCGGCACTTTTCGCTCTTCGCACTCAACTTTCAACGCCCTGGCGACGGAACCAAACCCAGCCACGGAGCCCTCCGCCAAAGCCCCCCGAGACACGCAACGTCCGCCTCCAGCAACAACATTCGGTTACATAATCAGatattccttctctccgcACGCGTCGGTGATAATTCCACTTCTTATCGGGTTTAAGGAGCAAATCCGCGCCACACTCTCCTGCAGTTTGTAAACGCCGACTATGGTCTCTGTGGCCGCGACTGCAGGCTCTTGAGTGAATCTTTGGCCATTCTTGCAAGTCTTCCACACCGCAAGTTGTGAGTTACCCACGCCACatatcctcctcacccaGTGCTGACAAGAGTATCCCTGCTCCGCCCCTCCGATATTCACCCTTTATCCTCCGATTTCAACTTGTCACCAACTCTCAAAACTCGCATTTCTGCCATTGAACGAAACCCGACAAATAGAACATGTCCTCCGTGCAGACATTCggcaaaaagaaggtgagggAGGGAGCATGGGTATTCAAGCAGGAACTGTATTGACAACTGTCTATAGACTGCCACGGCTGTGGCTCACGTCACTCCTGGCCGAGGCCTCATCCGACTTAACGGGTCCCCCATCTCCCTCGTCGAGCCGTGAGTAGAATTCAaatatggaagaaggattgggAAAGGAGTTGTGggacaaggagagggagggacAGGCTACAGGGACAGGGAAGATTGAGAACattgaagaatgggagaCTAACCAGCTGCAAACACAGTGTCGTCCTCCGATACAAGGTCTACGAACCCGTCCTCGTCCTTGGCCCCGAGAGGTTCGCCAACATGGACATCCGTCTCCGTGTCAAGGGTGGTGGTCACGTCTCTCAGCTCTACGCTCTCCGACAGGCTATCGCTAAGGGTGTCGTTGCGTAAGTAACATGATTAGGAGAATTGCATATCAGTCACTAAAACTGACCCTGGGACAGCTTCTACGCCAAGAATGAGGATGCCGCCTCTGCTATcgagttgaagaaggcccTTGTTGCCTACGACCGAACTCTCCTTGTCGCCGACCCCAGGCGGATGGAGCCCAAGAAGTTCGGTGGTCGCGGTGCCCGTGCCAGGAGGCAAAAGGTGGGTCGATTGCCTTTTTGGTGCATGACGTGTATTGATGTTTCTTATTCCTATAGTCTTACCGATAAATCACTCGCCGGCGTTTTTGGTTGCTTTTCTGTGGTTACAACTGCTCTGTATGGATGGAGGGTTTTGGCTATGGGAATGAGCCGTTGGTGTCTGGTTTCATTGGGGAGATGTATATCATGACAAAAATCCAGTATGGCTGCGCACGTAATGGAGGGGACATGTGAGACGTACACAGATGAGAGATGGGCGGGAAATGTGCATTGCTGCAAAAAAAACCATAAGAAATCATTACAAGTagccaaaaaaaataataaGTTGAGCAAAGGCACGGAGGCACGGTCGCGAGTGGCTTCATATGCTCGTCCGTCCGCGTCCAGTCAACCGATTTCGTGTTGTTCCATTTTCATTTCCCTTTACACTTTCCACCGTGTATCTTCGACTTTTATATAGCCAGGCCAAGTGGCGACTTAAGCATCAGAAACCAACTCCCCAGTGAATAGCATCGACATCCACCTCGCAGATCCAGCGAGATCAGCGAAACTCGGACTTGATAAGTTTGATAAACAGCTAAACAAACACACGTTAGTAGCCAACATCAACTCTACCAACAACACGTTCGTGTTTCACTCTATTCCATCCCGTATCAGCAGTCTATTATGCCGCCACGCAGAGCGGCTCCACAAGCTTCACCTGCCAGGAGCACGCGCAGTGCACAAAGTCTGACCCGTGATCATGcaag containing:
- a CDS encoding mitochondrial 54S ribosomal protein uL4m, with the translated sequence MKRAARLVPAVSQPLRPCARPAYILRPTPGPSSSPLALHAFRFASTAPPSAPAQPLESPQDLPPNISFEGLAQEADGEIERALAESDANLATWFPTQSGLHEPILLPVSSLASSTPTLPSDSNVVIALPPDVFAQPIRRDILHRCVVWYLSQLRSGTKSTKSRSTVAYSGRKLIPQKGTGKARAGDASSGTRRGGAPIHPIFPKNWAQALPRKVRDLGMRIALSSKLQAGLLRVVPNLNEAGWKGTNEAKRALADGLAFPEAEASEKVQATKSDVEPLAKDAVEAVEKVNELEGTIPELTPSAIGPVSIPRFGPVKDLSVLFLYSPFKPSDEIADFIRVTRNIPGVEVLSTEEVQVYDILKYRWLVMEGEAVDWFGNDVFGVDGFEGFEDTDGVEAVDLAREEALKA
- a CDS encoding 40S ribosomal protein uS9, which encodes MSSVQTFGKKKTATAVAHVTPGRGLIRLNGSPISLVEPVVLRYKVYEPVLVLGPERFANMDIRLRVKGGGHVSQLYALRQAIAKGVVAFYAKNEDAASAIELKKALVAYDRTLLVADPRRMEPKKFGGRGARARRQKSYR